In a single window of the Cupriavidus sp. P-10 genome:
- a CDS encoding DUF1488 domain-containing protein, whose translation MPEITFPRSVPTYCAASLTLSCPATVNGSPTQYSVTAEALEAHFGARSPREEDLVAAFTSNRQRIESLAESLFELTQAREIVLRSGHFRFAG comes from the coding sequence ATGCCTGAGATCACGTTCCCTCGCAGCGTCCCGACCTACTGCGCAGCCAGCCTCACGCTGTCCTGCCCCGCTACGGTCAATGGCAGTCCGACTCAGTATTCCGTCACCGCGGAAGCCCTTGAGGCCCACTTCGGTGCGCGCTCGCCGCGCGAGGAAGACCTGGTTGCCGCCTTCACCAGCAATCGCCAGCGCATCGAAAGCCTCGCCGAAAGCCTGTTCGAGCTGACGCAGGCGCGGGAGATCGTGCTGCGCAGCGGCCATTTCCGTTTCGCGGGCTGA
- a CDS encoding universal stress protein — MASAAYSKIVVAVDGSSTSGLALAEAIRVAAPGGATVLALYVVDTGTPMFDVGYYDPSQLQKAFEESGQRALQDAAQQLSAAGVPHETRLVSQAPVPGDIGASINEAARQWGADLLVIGTHGRRGVRRLVLGSVAEAVIRQSTTPVLLVRGEARAD, encoded by the coding sequence ATGGCAAGCGCGGCATATAGCAAGATCGTGGTGGCGGTGGATGGCAGCAGCACGTCCGGACTGGCACTGGCCGAAGCCATCCGCGTAGCGGCGCCAGGCGGCGCCACGGTGCTGGCGCTTTATGTCGTCGATACGGGTACGCCGATGTTCGACGTTGGCTACTACGATCCGAGCCAGTTGCAGAAGGCATTCGAGGAAAGCGGCCAGCGCGCGTTGCAGGACGCCGCGCAGCAACTGTCCGCGGCCGGCGTGCCGCATGAAACCAGACTGGTCAGCCAGGCGCCGGTGCCCGGCGATATCGGCGCGTCGATCAACGAAGCCGCGCGCCAGTGGGGTGCGGATCTGCTCGTTATCGGCACGCATGGGCGGCGCGGCGTGCGCCGGCTGGTACTGGGCAGCGTGGCGGAAGCGGTGATCCGGCAGTCGACCACGCCGGTGCTGCTGGTGCGCGGCGAAGCCAGGGCCGACTGA
- the paaA gene encoding 1,2-phenylacetyl-CoA epoxidase subunit PaaA, with the protein MYTQSLDVPGHADSALSAAPQDDNVRQAAFDARMAADGKIEPQDWMPAAYRKTLVRQISQHAHSEIVGMLPEGNWISRAPSLKRKAILLAKVQDEGGHGLYLYSAAETLDASRDDLVDALHSGKAKYSSIFNYPTLTWADVGVIGWLVDGAAIMNQIPLCRCSYGPYARAMIRICKEESFHQRQGFDALLAMMRGTDAQREMVQDAVNRWWFPVLMMFGPPDAASTNSAQTMAWGIKRISNDDLRQKFVDATVEQARVLGVTLPDPGLQWNAERAHYDYSPLDWNEFWRVINGDGPCNKERLKTRVKAHEDGAWVREAALAHAAKVAEREAGERRTAA; encoded by the coding sequence ATGTACACCCAAAGCCTGGATGTTCCCGGCCACGCTGACTCCGCTCTAAGCGCCGCCCCCCAGGACGACAACGTCCGCCAGGCCGCTTTCGACGCCCGTATGGCTGCAGACGGCAAGATCGAACCGCAGGACTGGATGCCGGCGGCCTACCGCAAGACACTGGTACGGCAGATTTCCCAGCACGCGCACTCCGAGATCGTCGGCATGCTGCCTGAGGGCAACTGGATCAGCCGCGCGCCGTCCCTCAAGCGCAAGGCGATCCTGCTGGCCAAGGTGCAGGACGAAGGCGGCCACGGCCTGTACCTGTACTCCGCGGCCGAAACGCTGGATGCCTCGCGCGACGATCTGGTCGACGCGCTGCACAGCGGCAAGGCCAAGTATTCGTCGATCTTCAACTACCCGACGCTGACCTGGGCCGACGTTGGCGTGATCGGCTGGCTGGTGGACGGCGCGGCGATCATGAACCAGATCCCGCTGTGCCGCTGCTCCTACGGCCCGTATGCGCGCGCCATGATCCGCATCTGCAAGGAAGAGTCGTTCCACCAACGCCAGGGCTTCGACGCGCTGCTGGCGATGATGCGCGGCACCGACGCCCAGCGCGAGATGGTGCAGGACGCGGTCAACCGCTGGTGGTTCCCGGTGCTGATGATGTTCGGCCCGCCCGATGCGGCCTCGACCAACAGCGCGCAGACCATGGCCTGGGGCATCAAGCGCATCTCGAATGACGACCTGCGCCAGAAGTTCGTCGATGCCACGGTGGAACAGGCACGGGTGCTGGGCGTGACCCTGCCCGACCCGGGACTGCAATGGAACGCCGAGCGCGCCCACTATGACTACAGCCCGCTGGACTGGAACGAGTTCTGGCGCGTGATCAACGGCGACGGTCCGTGCAACAAGGAGCGCCTGAAAACGCGCGTCAAGGCGCACGAGGACGGCGCCTGGGTCCGCGAAGCCGCTTTGGCCCACGCCGCCAAGGTGGCCGAACGCGAAGCGGGCGAGCGCCGCACGGCTGCCTGA
- the paaB gene encoding 1,2-phenylacetyl-CoA epoxidase subunit PaaB: MNRKEWPLWEVFVRSKQGLEHKHCGSLHAADAQQALHMARDVYTRRQEGVSIWVVPSAAITASVPEEKPELFDPMADKIYRHPTFYQLPDEVNHM, translated from the coding sequence ATGAATCGCAAGGAATGGCCGCTGTGGGAAGTATTCGTGCGCAGCAAGCAAGGCCTGGAACACAAGCATTGCGGCAGCCTGCACGCCGCCGACGCGCAGCAAGCGCTGCACATGGCGCGCGATGTCTACACGCGGCGCCAGGAAGGCGTGTCGATCTGGGTGGTGCCGTCCGCTGCCATCACGGCGAGCGTGCCGGAGGAAAAGCCGGAACTGTTCGACCCCATGGCCGACAAGATCTACCGGCATCCGACGTTCTACCAGCTGCCCGACGAAGTCAACCACATGTAA
- the paaC gene encoding 1,2-phenylacetyl-CoA epoxidase subunit PaaC, with amino-acid sequence MTASPQPASLDHLPPARTAALRYMLRLADNALVLGQRNAEWCGHGPVLEEDIALANISLDLIGQARLLYGRAGELEGELTGLPRHEDDYAYWRAERDFRNWTLAELPHRGPLAGNAAAERDYAVTIVRNFLYGALMVELWEALQSSSDAQLAAIAAKSVKEARYHLHHAAGWVVRLGDGTEASHARMQRALDHLLPYMNECFAEDPMEAEAAAQGIGVVTASLRAAWDATVAETLQAATLALPAATSFVSTGKLGVHSEHMSYLLGEMQGLARAHPGAQW; translated from the coding sequence ATGACCGCGTCCCCGCAACCCGCCTCCCTGGATCACCTGCCGCCGGCACGCACCGCCGCGCTGCGCTACATGCTGCGCCTCGCCGACAATGCGCTGGTCCTTGGCCAGCGCAATGCCGAGTGGTGCGGCCACGGCCCGGTGCTGGAAGAAGACATTGCGCTGGCCAACATCAGCCTCGACCTGATCGGCCAGGCGCGCCTGCTTTACGGCCGCGCCGGCGAACTGGAAGGCGAGCTGACCGGCCTGCCGCGCCATGAAGATGACTATGCCTACTGGCGCGCCGAGCGCGACTTCCGCAACTGGACGCTGGCGGAACTGCCCCACCGCGGCCCGCTGGCCGGCAATGCCGCGGCGGAGCGCGACTACGCCGTCACCATCGTGCGCAACTTCCTGTACGGCGCGCTGATGGTCGAGTTGTGGGAAGCGCTGCAGTCCAGCAGCGATGCGCAGCTTGCCGCCATCGCCGCCAAGTCGGTCAAGGAGGCGCGCTACCACCTGCACCATGCCGCCGGCTGGGTGGTGCGCCTGGGCGACGGCACCGAGGCGTCGCACGCACGCATGCAGCGCGCCCTGGACCACCTGCTGCCCTATATGAATGAGTGCTTTGCCGAAGACCCGATGGAAGCCGAGGCCGCGGCGCAGGGCATTGGCGTCGTCACCGCCTCGCTACGGGCGGCCTGGGACGCGACCGTGGCCGAAACCCTGCAAGCCGCGACACTGGCGCTGCCGGCTGCGACCAGCTTTGTCTCGACCGGCAAGCTCGGCGTCCATTCCGAGCACATGAGCTACCTGCTGGGCGAGATGCAGGGGCTGGCGCGGGCCCATCCGGGCGCGCAATGGTAA
- the paaD gene encoding 1,2-phenylacetyl-CoA epoxidase subunit PaaD, with product MNVTTLLHSAKAAADARVEQAWAALEAVPDPEIPVVSIRGLGILRGIAADADGTLEVTVTPTYSGCPAMSQIAEDIGQALDAAGLAPWRLRTVLAPAWTTDWITPAARERLREFGIAPPGQCGAPAAAQPLRFVPRAARAGAPDRVACPRCGSVHTQEISRFASTACKALYRCLDCREPFDYFKPY from the coding sequence ATGAACGTCACCACCCTGCTCCACTCAGCGAAAGCTGCCGCCGATGCACGCGTCGAGCAGGCATGGGCGGCGCTGGAAGCGGTTCCCGACCCGGAGATCCCGGTGGTTTCGATCCGCGGCCTCGGCATCCTGCGCGGAATCGCCGCCGATGCCGACGGCACGCTGGAGGTGACGGTTACACCCACCTACTCCGGTTGCCCGGCGATGTCTCAGATCGCCGAGGACATCGGCCAGGCGCTCGACGCCGCCGGCCTGGCGCCGTGGCGCCTGCGCACGGTACTGGCGCCGGCGTGGACCACCGACTGGATCACCCCCGCCGCGCGTGAACGCTTGCGCGAATTCGGCATCGCGCCGCCCGGCCAGTGCGGCGCGCCGGCGGCGGCACAACCGTTGCGCTTCGTCCCGCGTGCCGCGCGCGCCGGCGCCCCGGACCGCGTCGCCTGCCCGCGCTGTGGCAGCGTGCATACGCAGGAAATCTCGCGCTTCGCCTCGACGGCTTGCAAGGCGCTGTACCGCTGCCTGGACTGCCGCGAACCGTTCGACTATTTCAAACCCTACTGA
- the paaE gene encoding 1,2-phenylacetyl-CoA epoxidase subunit PaaE yields the protein MTPQFHPLRVAQVRPETADTISIAFEVPETLRDAYRFTQGQFLTLKAPVDGKDLRRSYSICSAVQDYDAQGELRVAVKLVEDGLFSSHLHDSIAPGQVIDVMTPDGRFHVPLEPAAARHYVAFAAGSGITPVLSLIRTTLPAEPRSRFTLVYGNRNVDSIIFSETLEDLKNQYLSRFTLYHVLSRQPQEVDLLHGRLDHARVTAFLEALIPVDDIDAAFVCGPASMIDEAEAALRDAGVDPHRIHAERFGVPLARAKPKPAHTSTDHAGTAELVVVLDGKQHSMRLPMEDANVLDTALAAGLDLPYACKGGVCCTCRAKVLEGQVEMEKNYTLEPWEMEKGFVLTCQARALTPRVVVSYDER from the coding sequence ATGACCCCACAGTTCCACCCGCTGCGCGTGGCGCAGGTACGCCCCGAGACTGCCGACACCATCTCGATCGCGTTCGAGGTGCCGGAAACGCTGCGCGACGCCTACCGCTTTACCCAGGGCCAGTTCCTGACGCTGAAGGCGCCGGTCGATGGCAAGGATTTGCGGCGCTCGTATTCGATCTGCTCGGCGGTGCAGGACTATGACGCACAAGGCGAATTGCGCGTGGCGGTGAAGCTGGTCGAGGACGGGCTGTTTTCCTCCCATCTCCACGACTCCATCGCACCCGGCCAGGTGATCGACGTCATGACGCCCGACGGCCGCTTCCACGTGCCGCTTGAGCCGGCCGCGGCGCGCCACTATGTCGCCTTCGCCGCGGGCAGCGGCATCACGCCGGTGCTGTCGCTGATCCGCACCACGCTGCCGGCCGAGCCGCGCAGCCGCTTCACGCTGGTCTACGGCAACCGCAATGTGGACAGCATCATCTTTTCCGAGACGCTGGAAGACCTGAAGAACCAATACCTGTCGCGTTTCACGCTATATCACGTGCTGTCGCGCCAGCCGCAGGAGGTGGACCTGCTGCACGGCCGCCTCGACCATGCCCGCGTGACCGCCTTCCTCGAAGCGCTGATTCCGGTGGACGACATCGACGCGGCCTTTGTCTGCGGGCCGGCCTCCATGATCGACGAGGCCGAGGCGGCACTGCGCGACGCCGGCGTGGATCCGCACCGCATCCACGCCGAGCGCTTCGGCGTGCCACTCGCACGGGCCAAGCCGAAGCCTGCCCATACCAGCACTGACCATGCGGGGACCGCCGAGCTGGTGGTAGTGCTCGACGGCAAGCAGCACAGCATGCGCCTGCCGATGGAAGACGCCAACGTGCTCGATACCGCGCTGGCCGCCGGGCTCGACCTGCCGTATGCGTGCAAAGGCGGCGTCTGTTGCACCTGCCGCGCCAAGGTGCTGGAAGGCCAGGTCGAGATGGAGAAGAACTACACGCTCGAGCCGTGGGAGATGGAAAAGGGCTTCGTGCTCACCTGCCAGGCGCGCGCGCTGACGCCGCGGGTAGTGGTCAGCTACGACGAACGCTGA
- a CDS encoding DUF1835 domain-containing protein: MQYIHVVNGDVAGTTLRQALAQAARPDPVVVLRDDLAVGPLADIDSTGLIRSGFWQRVAPRTDIDFAAEMRQALDQLQALRQDDMEVAIWHGQSAADQLMLRRVVFHLYQAPQRINEVAMDLRELEMSAQGNLAAIGMYSPARLARRFSTIAPVSVLRLGRLGYEWQQNVKENADVRLWKGNTLVPAAYHTIDDIIMDRAPAEWTPAAQVVGSVMGAIEGLLASDWFVFWRCRELIATGQMVLRGNSDSLETCELRRHAGGGGE; the protein is encoded by the coding sequence ATGCAATATATCCATGTCGTCAACGGTGATGTAGCAGGCACGACCCTGCGCCAGGCGCTGGCCCAGGCCGCGCGGCCGGACCCTGTCGTGGTGCTGCGCGACGACCTGGCCGTAGGGCCGCTGGCCGACATCGACAGCACCGGGCTGATCCGTTCCGGCTTCTGGCAGCGGGTCGCCCCGCGCACCGACATCGATTTCGCTGCCGAGATGCGCCAGGCGCTGGACCAGCTCCAGGCGCTGCGCCAGGACGACATGGAAGTGGCCATCTGGCACGGCCAGAGCGCGGCCGACCAGCTGATGCTACGCCGGGTGGTGTTCCACCTGTACCAGGCGCCGCAACGGATCAATGAAGTGGCGATGGACCTGCGCGAGCTGGAGATGTCCGCGCAAGGCAACCTGGCCGCGATCGGCATGTATTCGCCGGCGCGGCTGGCGCGGCGCTTCTCCACGATCGCGCCGGTTTCCGTGCTGCGGCTGGGCCGGCTCGGCTACGAGTGGCAGCAGAACGTCAAGGAAAATGCCGACGTACGCCTGTGGAAGGGCAACACGCTGGTTCCCGCCGCCTACCACACCATCGACGACATCATCATGGATCGCGCGCCGGCCGAATGGACGCCAGCGGCGCAAGTGGTCGGCAGCGTGATGGGCGCGATCGAAGGCCTGCTGGCCAGCGACTGGTTCGTATTCTGGCGCTGCCGCGAGCTGATCGCCACCGGCCAGATGGTGCTGCGCGGCAACTCCGACTCGCTCGAGACCTGCGAGCTGCGCCGCCACGCCGGCGGTGGCGGCGAGTAA
- a CDS encoding TetR/AcrR family transcriptional regulator: MARTKAPDFEAQREQILDLAAAAFANSSYPSTSMADLAAACGTSKARLYHYYESKEAILFDLLDRYTRRLMLLVTEVEADAERRGLTDKEAFANLIRAFLAEYETSQTRHVALINDVKFLAEGQRDVILGRERDVVAAFSRLLRRAYPERVTRDNQTALTMTVFGMINWTFTWLKPGGRLSYADFAETVLDLLEGGLPGRAATAR, encoded by the coding sequence ATGGCCCGTACCAAGGCACCCGATTTCGAGGCGCAGCGCGAACAGATCCTGGATCTGGCCGCCGCCGCCTTTGCCAACAGCAGCTACCCCAGCACCTCGATGGCCGACCTGGCCGCGGCCTGTGGCACGTCCAAGGCGCGGCTCTACCATTATTACGAGAGCAAGGAAGCGATCCTGTTCGACCTGCTGGACCGCTACACGCGGCGCCTGATGCTGCTGGTCACCGAGGTGGAAGCCGACGCCGAGCGCCGTGGCCTGACCGACAAGGAGGCGTTCGCCAACCTGATCCGCGCCTTCCTGGCCGAGTACGAAACCTCGCAGACACGCCATGTTGCGCTGATCAACGACGTCAAGTTCCTGGCGGAAGGCCAGCGCGACGTGATCCTGGGCCGCGAGCGCGACGTGGTGGCGGCCTTTTCGCGCCTGCTGCGCCGGGCCTACCCGGAGCGCGTCACGCGCGATAACCAGACCGCGCTGACCATGACCGTGTTCGGCATGATCAACTGGACCTTCACCTGGCTCAAGCCGGGAGGTCGGCTGTCGTACGCCGACTTTGCCGAGACCGTGCTCGACCTCCTCGAGGGCGGGCTGCCGGGCCGCGCCGCCACAGCCCGCTGA
- the kefC gene encoding glutathione-regulated potassium-efflux system protein KefC, giving the protein MNQHDFLIALLVFLVAAVVAVPLARRSGLGAVLGYLLAGAAIGPFALRLVTNVESILHFSEFGVVLMMFVIGLELEPRKLWALRRSIFGYGGAQLAACALVIGGAAALAGASWQVALVAGLGLALSSTAIALATLTERNLFGTPAGAASFGILLFQDIAAIPMIALLPLLAVEGAEGAGAGAAGWMAGVKAVAVIGAVVVGGRYLVRPALRFIARTDMREMFTAFALLLVVGIALMMDAVGLSMALGTFLAGVLLADSEYRHALEADLEPFKGLLLGLFFMAVGMSIDFAVLARSPWLVLGLVAAFVVAKTAVLMLLAREFAIARGQRLLFALLISQGGEFAFVVFGVAGGAGLLPRETEALLVLVVALSMVATPLLLLAYDQLVAPRLGRARARPDDAITPQDNPVLIAGFGRFGQIIGRLLYSQGIGVTVLDHDPDQIEFLRQYGFKIFYGDATRLDLLEAAGIARARILVVAIDGMDDSLQLIDRVRERFPALQIYARARHVSHIYQLKDRGVQLFEREMFEGSLTMGRRVLEGLGFDPAEARNVALRFRRHNIQAIDRFYPHYTDQKKLVSLARQARDELEEMFRQDREQRRQREEAGWD; this is encoded by the coding sequence ATGAACCAGCATGACTTCCTGATTGCACTGCTGGTGTTCCTGGTCGCGGCGGTGGTGGCGGTGCCGCTGGCGCGGCGCAGCGGCCTGGGCGCTGTGCTGGGCTACCTGCTGGCGGGGGCGGCGATCGGCCCGTTTGCGCTGCGCCTGGTCACCAATGTCGAGTCGATCCTGCATTTCTCCGAATTCGGCGTGGTGCTGATGATGTTCGTCATCGGGCTGGAACTGGAGCCGCGCAAGCTGTGGGCATTGCGCCGGAGCATCTTCGGCTACGGTGGCGCGCAACTCGCCGCGTGCGCGCTGGTGATCGGCGGGGCGGCAGCGCTGGCGGGCGCGTCGTGGCAGGTGGCGCTGGTCGCGGGCCTGGGCCTGGCGCTCTCGTCCACTGCCATTGCGCTGGCGACGCTGACCGAGCGCAACCTGTTCGGCACGCCGGCCGGCGCGGCCAGCTTCGGCATCCTGCTGTTCCAGGACATTGCCGCCATCCCGATGATCGCGCTGTTGCCGCTGCTCGCCGTCGAGGGCGCCGAAGGTGCCGGCGCGGGCGCCGCCGGCTGGATGGCCGGGGTGAAGGCGGTGGCGGTGATCGGAGCGGTGGTGGTCGGCGGCCGCTACCTGGTTCGGCCGGCGCTGCGCTTTATCGCGCGCACCGACATGCGCGAGATGTTCACCGCGTTTGCGTTACTGCTGGTGGTCGGCATCGCGCTGATGATGGATGCAGTCGGATTGTCGATGGCGCTGGGGACCTTCCTCGCCGGCGTGCTGCTGGCCGATTCGGAATACCGCCATGCGCTGGAGGCCGACCTGGAGCCGTTCAAGGGGTTGCTGCTGGGCCTGTTCTTCATGGCGGTCGGCATGTCGATCGACTTTGCCGTGCTGGCGCGCTCGCCCTGGCTGGTGCTCGGACTGGTGGCGGCCTTCGTCGTCGCCAAGACCGCGGTGCTGATGCTGCTGGCGCGAGAATTCGCCATTGCGCGTGGCCAGCGGCTGCTGTTCGCGCTGTTGATCTCGCAGGGCGGCGAGTTTGCCTTCGTGGTGTTCGGCGTGGCCGGCGGCGCTGGCCTGCTGCCGCGCGAGACCGAGGCCTTGCTGGTACTGGTGGTGGCGCTGTCGATGGTGGCCACGCCGTTGCTGCTGCTGGCCTACGACCAGTTGGTAGCGCCGCGGCTGGGCCGCGCCAGGGCGCGTCCGGACGATGCCATCACGCCGCAGGACAATCCGGTGCTGATCGCCGGCTTTGGCCGTTTCGGCCAGATCATCGGGCGGCTGCTGTACAGCCAGGGCATTGGTGTCACGGTGCTCGACCACGATCCGGACCAGATCGAGTTCCTGCGCCAGTACGGCTTCAAGATCTTCTATGGCGATGCCACGCGGCTCGACCTGCTTGAAGCTGCAGGTATCGCCCGCGCGCGCATCCTGGTGGTGGCGATCGACGGCATGGATGACAGCCTGCAACTGATCGACCGGGTACGCGAGCGCTTCCCGGCGTTGCAGATCTATGCGCGGGCGCGTCATGTGTCGCACATCTACCAGCTCAAGGACCGCGGCGTGCAATTGTTCGAGCGCGAGATGTTCGAGGGCTCGCTGACGATGGGACGGCGCGTGCTGGAAGGGCTGGGCTTCGACCCGGCCGAGGCGCGCAACGTGGCGCTGCGCTTCCGCCGGCACAACATCCAGGCGATCGACCGCTTTTACCCGCACTACACCGACCAGAAGAAGCTGGTCTCGCTGGCGCGCCAGGCCCGCGATGAGCTGGAGGAAATGTTCCGGCAGGACCGCGAGCAGCGCCGGCAGCGCGAAGAGGCGGGGTGGGACTGA
- the kefF gene encoding glutathione-regulated potassium-efflux system oxidoreductase KefF, whose translation MTESPIAVIYAHPTPSRSRVNRPLADALASLPQVQVRDLYRFYVDYDIDVVAEQRVLAVADTVVLQFPVRWYSVPALLKLWLDEVLEHGWAYGPGGTALRGKSLLAVVSTGGSADAYGPDGNHGHPIGEFLLPLEQTALLCGMTWLPPVVLHDADNADAQALADHIAHVCGRLGAEANPAEARA comes from the coding sequence ATGACCGAGTCTCCCATTGCAGTGATCTACGCGCATCCCACGCCCAGCCGATCGCGCGTCAACCGGCCGCTGGCCGACGCCCTGGCCTCGCTGCCGCAGGTACAGGTACGCGATCTCTACCGCTTCTATGTGGATTACGACATCGATGTCGTCGCCGAGCAGCGCGTGCTGGCGGTCGCGGACACCGTCGTGTTGCAGTTCCCGGTGCGCTGGTACAGCGTGCCGGCGCTGCTCAAGCTGTGGCTGGACGAGGTGCTCGAACACGGATGGGCCTACGGCCCCGGCGGCACGGCGCTGCGCGGCAAGTCGCTGCTGGCCGTGGTAAGCACCGGCGGCAGTGCCGATGCCTATGGCCCGGACGGCAACCACGGCCATCCGATCGGCGAATTCCTGTTGCCGCTGGAGCAGACCGCGCTCTTGTGCGGCATGACCTGGCTGCCGCCGGTGGTGCTGCATGACGCCGACAATGCCGACGCGCAGGCGCTGGCCGACCATATCGCACACGTCTGCGGGCGCCTGGGCGCCGAAGCCAATCCGGCGGAGGCGCGCGCATGA
- a CDS encoding GNAT family N-acetyltransferase, producing MNPLELSKAVGALTDEDLRKAAAATQAAHRATVLVRELAAHHRSRLLKHFLALGEDDRLLRFGQSVGDHVIEAYVDSIDFDHDSVFGVYDDKLELVGVGHFANLRDNAQGRVAEFGVSVSRSARGRGIGSALFERAAIHGRNTNVRTLYMHCLSRNAAMMHIAKKAGMKVQYAYGEADAYLELPPADTASRLTEALDEQLADLDYAVRRNLRDARRFGLRFWRSMVPQKHTA from the coding sequence GTGAACCCGCTCGAACTGAGCAAGGCTGTCGGCGCACTGACCGACGAAGATCTGCGCAAAGCAGCTGCAGCGACGCAGGCCGCCCACCGCGCCACCGTTCTGGTGCGCGAACTGGCCGCCCATCACCGCTCGCGCCTGCTGAAGCATTTCCTCGCCCTGGGTGAGGACGATCGCCTGCTCCGTTTCGGCCAGTCGGTGGGTGACCACGTGATCGAAGCCTACGTGGACAGCATCGACTTCGACCACGATTCCGTGTTCGGCGTCTACGACGACAAGCTCGAGCTGGTCGGCGTGGGCCACTTCGCCAACCTGCGCGACAACGCCCAGGGCCGCGTGGCGGAGTTCGGCGTGTCGGTGTCGCGCAGCGCCCGCGGCCGTGGCATCGGCAGCGCGCTGTTCGAGCGTGCGGCTATTCATGGCCGCAATACCAACGTGCGCACGCTGTACATGCACTGCCTGTCGCGCAACGCGGCGATGATGCATATCGCCAAGAAGGCCGGCATGAAGGTCCAGTATGCCTACGGCGAGGCCGACGCGTACCTGGAACTGCCGCCCGCCGACACTGCCAGCCGCCTGACCGAGGCGCTGGACGAGCAGCTGGCCGACCTGGACTACGCGGTGCGCCGCAACCTGCGCGACGCGCGTCGCTTCGGCCTGCGCTTCTGGCGCAGCATGGTGCCGCAGAAGCACACTGCATAA
- a CDS encoding Lrp/AsnC family transcriptional regulator, translating to MSKVELDKIDRKILEVLQTNGRLTNLEVAERVNLSPSPCLRRIRRLEEIGVIRQYAALLEPNKIGLGLLAYINVRLEKHGGAPKGKAPLDLFRASIAVWPEVAACHAMTGEMDLLLKVYVEDMEHFARFMQEQLLAHPSVIDVRSSFALESIKDTTALPVGGAA from the coding sequence GTGAGCAAGGTGGAGTTGGACAAGATCGACCGGAAGATCCTGGAAGTGCTGCAGACCAACGGCCGGTTGACCAACCTGGAGGTGGCCGAGCGCGTCAACCTGTCGCCCAGCCCCTGCCTGCGCCGCATCCGGCGGCTGGAGGAGATCGGCGTAATCCGGCAGTACGCGGCATTGCTGGAGCCGAACAAGATCGGGCTTGGCCTGCTGGCCTATATCAATGTCCGGCTGGAGAAGCATGGCGGCGCGCCCAAGGGCAAGGCGCCGCTGGATCTGTTCCGCGCCTCCATCGCGGTGTGGCCCGAGGTGGCGGCATGCCACGCCATGACCGGCGAGATGGACCTGCTGCTCAAGGTCTATGTCGAGGACATGGAGCATTTCGCGCGCTTCATGCAGGAGCAGCTGCTGGCCCATCCGTCGGTGATCGACGTGCGCTCGAGCTTTGCGCTGGAAAGCATCAAGGACACCACGGCGCTGCCGGTCGGCGGCGCAGCCTGA
- a CDS encoding EF-hand domain-containing protein, translating to MQRNSKPQILKQFLAASAALLVAGGAFAQASAPAAPAGKPGHGHHHHMGHGGGWMKAVDTDNDGAISKAEADAYFNKLDTNRDGKIDKAEMDAHRKAVMAERHARMQAAFDEKFKAADKNGDGALTKAEANAGMPRLAKRFDQLDANRDGKLTRDEIRAGMEKMHRDHQHRGQRGQGAPGSQPAPANPSAPGAPSSSGG from the coding sequence ATGCAACGCAATTCCAAGCCGCAGATCCTGAAGCAATTCCTCGCCGCCTCGGCCGCCCTGCTGGTCGCCGGAGGTGCCTTCGCCCAGGCCAGCGCGCCCGCCGCGCCGGCCGGCAAGCCCGGCCACGGCCACCACCACCATATGGGTCATGGCGGCGGCTGGATGAAGGCGGTCGACACCGATAACGACGGCGCGATCTCCAAGGCGGAAGCCGACGCCTACTTCAACAAGCTCGACACCAACCGCGACGGCAAGATCGACAAGGCGGAGATGGACGCGCACCGCAAGGCCGTCATGGCCGAGCGTCACGCCCGCATGCAGGCCGCCTTCGACGAGAAATTCAAGGCAGCCGACAAGAACGGCGACGGCGCCCTGACCAAGGCCGAGGCCAATGCCGGCATGCCGCGCCTGGCCAAGCGCTTCGACCAGCTCGACGCCAACCGCGACGGCAAGCTGACCCGCGATGAAATCCGCGCCGGCATGGAGAAGATGCACCGCGACCACCAGCACCGGGGCCAGCGCGGCCAGGGTGCGCCGGGCAGCCAGCCGGCCCCGGCCAATCCGTCTGCGCCAGGTGCCCCGTCCAGTAGCGGAGGCTGA